A part of Fundulus heteroclitus isolate FHET01 chromosome 23, MU-UCD_Fhet_4.1, whole genome shotgun sequence genomic DNA contains:
- the LOC118557511 gene encoding uncharacterized protein LOC118557511 has translation MDWIQWYKQSAGDSLQLILMLRKNTDPIYGPGYSSSSYKTTYENKTSNLTILKTDAENEGMYHCAHTNWLESTWSGTYLSIKGKTQKTSNIVVQQPAVSHSAYPGDLVSLKCSLLTDSDQKSCSGEPDVFWIRSGSDKSYPDSIYIDGERSSYCEKRADIQQRCVYNFSKNVNASDAGTYYCAVATCGEILFGIGSNLNIQESSLSPLDTITIICLLSTVLAISLAVILVLICLINKNKCEHCRGNIR, from the exons ATGGATTGGATTCAGTGGTACAAGCAGAGTGCAGGAGATTCTCTCCAATTAATCTTAATGCTGCGTAAAAACACAGACCCCATTTATGGACCAGGATATTCTTCCTCAAGTTACAAGACAACTTATGAAAACAAAACGAGCAACCTGACAATTTTGAAGACTGAcgcagaaaatgaaggaatgtATCACTGTGCTCATACCAATTGGCTTGAATCTACGTGGAGTGGGACTTATTTATCAATAAAag gtaaaacacagaa AACATCAAACATTGTTGTTCAGCAGCCAGCGGTTTCACATTCTGCTTATCCAGGAGACTTGGTGTCTCTAAAGTGTTCACTCCTCACTGACTCTGACCAAAAGTCATGCTCAGGAGAACCCGACGTGTTCTGGATTCGATCTGGATCTGACAAATCCTACCCAGATAGCATCTACATTGATGGGGAAAGATCATCTTACTGTGAAAAGAGAGCCGACATTCAGCAGAGATGCGTTTATAACTTCTCCAAGAACGTGAACGCCTCTGATGCGGGAACTTACTACTGTGCTGTGGCCACGTGTGGAGAAATATTATTTGGAATCGGAAGTAACCTGAATATTCAAG AATCAAGTCTGTCTCCACTGGACACCATCACAATCATTTGTCTCCTATCCACAGTTTTAGCTATAAGTTTAGCAGTCATACTTGTCCTCATCTGCctcatcaacaaaaacaaatgtgaacaTTGTCGAGGTAATATAAGATAA